The Vibrio orientalis CIP 102891 = ATCC 33934 genome segment ACTAAAGAACGCCTTTGGACTAAGGGCGAAACTTCTGGGAACGTACTTCAGCTAAAGAACATTGCACTCGATTGTGATAACGACACTTTGCTGGTTAAGGTCAACCCGATTGGGCCTACTTGTCACAAAGGGACCACGACATGCTGGGACGGAGACCCTCAAGAAGAGAGCCAAATGGTGTGGCTTCATCAACTTGAGCAGTTACTGGCTACCCGCAAGGACGCCGACCCAGAATCTTCTTATACTGCACACCTATATTCACGTGGCACCAAGCGTATTTCGCAAAAAGTGGGCGAAGAAGGCGTTGAAGTCGCGCTTGCGGCGACGTCGGGCGATAAGGCGGAGTTAGTCTGTGAATCAGCAGATTTGATTTATCACCTGATGGTTCTTCTTCAAGACCAAGGCCTATCAATGAATGACGTGGTGAATAAGCTTAAAGAGCGACACAAATAGTTCACCACTCTATGCCAATGAAAAAGCGCCCTTATCGAAGGGCGCTTTTTGTTTTTAAACCTAGCCATAGGTTATTAGTGTTATATTTCGAATAAGAAGTAATAGCCATATCCAACGATAAAGGCAGGGATTGCGGAATAAACCGTCGCCACAAGGGCGGCTTTAGGCGCTAGAGCAATCGCGGGGAACAATGCGTCACCATCATTGGAGATTGCATTAGCCAATTGAGCAGACAATGGAGCTGCACCTGAGATGTACAAACTCGTCACAAGGATCTGAGGGCCACACCCAGGCAGTAAACCGACAGCCAAACCCATCAGAGGCATCCAAACTCCCCAGCCAGAGAAAGTCGTTGCAAGGTCAATATGACCAAAGAATGTGATGAGCTCAAAAGCCATAAAAGCGAGAATAACCCAAGCAGTGACAAAGTTTGTATCTTGCGCCGCTTTTTGTATTGGGTGGGAAGAAACTTGCTTAGTATCTTCAGCAACAGTCGATTCGTAGTCTTTAATCTCTTTGGTTAATGACCAAAGCAGCATGCTGACAATAATGAGCACCGCCCCAATCCACTCAATCGTCATTTTAGGTAGCTGCAGGAGTTGATTAATATCGACTTGGAATGAGCCAAGAGCAGCGATAACTGTCGCTGGAACAAGTAACCATTTCCAAAACGCACCTTGAAGATTGATTGCTTTTTGTTCGATGTTACTTGTTTCGCCTTTACTGCAGGCTAAACGCTCCGTAAGTGCTGATACTTGAGGGCGCAAAAAATCATCGCAGTGAATCGCATTGACTACCCACCCTGAAAGCGCGCCAACAAACACACCAAGAGCTACAATAGCTAATCCAATATCAGGTTTGCTTGCAAGCAATAAGAAAGCGGCATCGCCCATGGTGGAGGTTAAGACCGCCACAATCGCACCAAAACCAACGCGCCCACTGACAAACTGTGTGGTGACGATGATCGCACCGCCACAACCGGGTAGTGCACCTAACAAAGCAGCAAAAAAAACTTGGTGGTCACGGGAGGTTCGGTAGAGGTTCGCGATACGATTCTCTTTGTTAATAAAGCCAGAGACGTAGTGATAGAGTGCTAGGGTGAATGCGACATAACTCGACACTGCCCAAAAGGCATCAGATAAGGTATTTACGGTCACTTCGCGCGTGACACCACTAGCCACAAGAGCAATCAGTGAGATAGGTAAAATCAGGCGCTTATACGCAGGTCGAAACTGGGTCACGGATAACCAGCTAGGCAATGTTTGAGAAAGTCGTAAAGAATCCATAGCTAACACAATGTGAATGCGAATTATTATCAATATATGCTAATGAGAATTATTTGCAATAAATAATTTTTACGAGTGCTAACTGTGCAGGTTTGCTTACGCTGTGATGGCGGAC includes the following:
- a CDS encoding putative manganese transporter, which produces MDSLRLSQTLPSWLSVTQFRPAYKRLILPISLIALVASGVTREVTVNTLSDAFWAVSSYVAFTLALYHYVSGFINKENRIANLYRTSRDHQVFFAALLGALPGCGGAIIVTTQFVSGRVGFGAIVAVLTSTMGDAAFLLLASKPDIGLAIVALGVFVGALSGWVVNAIHCDDFLRPQVSALTERLACSKGETSNIEQKAINLQGAFWKWLLVPATVIAALGSFQVDINQLLQLPKMTIEWIGAVLIIVSMLLWSLTKEIKDYESTVAEDTKQVSSHPIQKAAQDTNFVTAWVILAFMAFELITFFGHIDLATTFSGWGVWMPLMGLAVGLLPGCGPQILVTSLYISGAAPLSAQLANAISNDGDALFPAIALAPKAALVATVYSAIPAFIVGYGYYFLFEI
- the hisIE gene encoding bifunctional phosphoribosyl-AMP cyclohydrolase/phosphoribosyl-ATP diphosphatase HisIE, yielding MSFAATEVNTLAERIDWDKVDGLVPAIVQDFQSSQVLMMGYMNQDALAKTGETGQVTFFSRTKERLWTKGETSGNVLQLKNIALDCDNDTLLVKVNPIGPTCHKGTTTCWDGDPQEESQMVWLHQLEQLLATRKDADPESSYTAHLYSRGTKRISQKVGEEGVEVALAATSGDKAELVCESADLIYHLMVLLQDQGLSMNDVVNKLKERHK